The following coding sequences are from one Aliarcobacter skirrowii CCUG 10374 window:
- the gltX gene encoding glutamate--tRNA ligase — MLRFAPSPTGDMHIGNLRVAIFNYIVSKQRDEGLIIRIEDTDKERNIEGKDKEILEILNLFSIEYKSVFYQSDNLKYHQKMALQLMTQKKAFACFCSDEKLEELKEESIKKGIPFRYDGFCENLSDETVLNFNAPFTVRLKKPDHNIKFTDLLKGDFDYAPFDVDSFIILRQDKTPTYNYACSVDDMLMDISIVIRGEDHVSNTPKQIHIRDSLGYTKKIDYVHLPIILNASTGKKMSKRDDASSVKWLIEQGFLPSAIANYLVLIGNKTPTEIFTLEEAISWFKIENISKSSAKFDIDKLRFINRKHLEMLDEMRLSKILGFADNDIGKLAKLYLEETSTIKEIKSKLDDIFSHKTSLEGFESECQKIKDALKDAPYFENYDDLKDYVVQKTELKGKNLFKPLRYILTGVENGPNLSDIYPFIKNYLGEIIK, encoded by the coding sequence ATGCTAAGATTTGCACCAAGCCCAACAGGAGATATGCATATAGGAAATTTGCGAGTTGCAATATTTAACTATATAGTATCAAAACAAAGAGATGAAGGTTTAATAATTAGAATTGAAGATACTGATAAAGAGAGAAATATTGAGGGAAAAGATAAAGAGATTTTAGAGATTCTAAATCTTTTTTCAATAGAGTATAAATCTGTTTTTTATCAAAGTGACAATCTAAAGTATCATCAAAAGATGGCCTTACAACTTATGACTCAAAAAAAAGCTTTTGCTTGTTTTTGTAGTGATGAGAAGCTTGAAGAGTTAAAAGAAGAGAGTATTAAAAAAGGTATTCCTTTTAGATATGATGGATTTTGTGAAAATTTAAGCGATGAGACTGTTTTAAATTTTAATGCACCTTTTACAGTAAGATTAAAAAAACCAGATCATAATATAAAATTTACTGACCTTTTAAAAGGTGATTTTGATTATGCACCATTTGATGTTGATAGTTTTATTATTTTAAGACAAGATAAAACTCCAACTTATAATTATGCTTGTAGTGTTGATGATATGTTAATGGATATAAGTATTGTAATAAGAGGAGAAGACCATGTTTCAAATACTCCAAAACAGATACACATAAGAGACTCTTTGGGATATACAAAAAAAATAGATTATGTACATTTGCCAATCATATTAAATGCAAGCACAGGCAAAAAAATGAGCAAAAGAGATGATGCAAGTAGTGTAAAGTGGCTAATTGAACAAGGTTTCCTACCAAGTGCTATTGCAAACTATCTTGTACTTATAGGAAATAAAACTCCAACAGAGATTTTTACTCTTGAAGAGGCTATTTCTTGGTTTAAAATAGAAAACATCTCAAAAAGTAGTGCTAAATTTGATATTGATAAACTAAGATTTATAAATAGAAAACATTTAGAGATGCTTGATGAGATGAGATTATCAAAAATTTTAGGATTTGCAGATAATGATATAGGAAAATTAGCAAAACTATATTTAGAAGAGACAAGTACAATAAAAGAGATAAAATCAAAACTTGACGATATTTTTAGTCATAAAACTTCACTAGAAGGTTTTGAAAGTGAGTGTCAAAAAATTAAAGATGCATTAAAAGATGCACCATATTTTGAGAATTATGATGATTTAAAAGATTATGTTGTTCAAAAAACAGAACTAAAGGGTAAAAATCTATTTAAACCATTAAGATATATCTTAACAGGTGTTGAAAATGGTCCAAATTTATCAGATATTTACCCATTTATTAAAAACTATTTAGGAGAGATTATAAAATGA
- a CDS encoding glutathione peroxidase, whose product MSIYDIEVKDIDGKVFTMKKYENRVMLIVNVASKCGFTNQYEGLEELHKKYFDRGLSVLGFPCNQFLSQEPGTEEQIKEFCSLTYGVEFEMFSKIDVNGENAHPLYKFLKESSKGVLGTEAIKWNFTKFLVDKNGKVVKRYAPSTKPSDIEKDILDLL is encoded by the coding sequence ATGAGTATATATGATATTGAAGTAAAAGATATAGATGGTAAAGTTTTTACTATGAAAAAGTATGAAAATAGAGTAATGTTAATTGTAAATGTTGCTAGTAAATGTGGTTTTACAAACCAATATGAGGGTTTAGAGGAGTTACATAAAAAATATTTTGATAGAGGATTATCAGTTTTAGGTTTTCCTTGTAATCAGTTTTTATCACAAGAACCAGGAACAGAAGAGCAGATTAAAGAGTTTTGCTCATTAACTTATGGTGTAGAGTTTGAAATGTTTAGTAAAATTGATGTAAATGGAGAGAATGCTCACCCTTTATATAAATTTTTAAAAGAGAGTTCAAAAGGAGTTTTAGGAACAGAGGCTATAAAATGGAATTTTACAAAATTTTTAGTTGATAAAAATGGTAAAGTGGTAAAAAGATATGCTCCTAGTACAAAACCAAGTGATATTGAAAAAGATATTTTAGATTTACTATAA
- the bamA gene encoding outer membrane protein assembly factor BamA: protein MKRYLFLFGLSLGFIEAEVVKSIEYEGVSRLSQQSLNETVDIKAGDKLDEKKLNIALKKLFSFDYFDDIYIEDKNGDIKFVFKEKPSIAKVDIKGYKTRSEEKDAIIKLIKLNKGSMYSEKKIDEAKKTLLSILESEGFINSVVEVDIEKLNEESLSIIINVNKGDEIIIKDANYYGAKQLTQEEFNTVTANKEKQWASWWFGRSSGELKIDQLKYDSRRMNDLYFERGFLDAIVQEPYMSIDFASNQANMNFFITEGEPYTTSDIKIFIDSTIVDPEDLYKNLRLKKEKIFNIAQLRRDQEYIRTKVADKGYAYAEVLFDLKKDEITHRVDVIFNVIPGKKVYINDVKISGNTRTLDRVIRRNVLLAPTELYSLTDINDSKNRLRRTGFFEDVILEEKRVSEDKMDLIVKVVEAPTGSLMLGGGYGSYDKFMINGSISDSNIFGSGLRLALSADLSSRSSVYDLSLSNPSINDSDYNGQISIYRKDYEIRKSRYDEDLKSTGLSLGLGKEVVRNTYVGATYSLDFIKESYTNYDSSVPEDKRFQDADYINSSITPYINFDNTNDYYFPTQGFRANASVEYAGVGGDSKYVKPSTIIRYYYSLEDLTELDWVIRLKTQARVLIDNGQINQGDSLYLGGPRTLRGYKSYAFPKNDDGYRQDPYTKMWANSAEISFPLIKSAKMRWGAFYDYGMIGKDSFSEIKRAGTGILLEWISPMGPLQLIFSKPLMKEEGDDTSSFEFSFGATF from the coding sequence TTGAAAAGATATCTATTTTTATTTGGATTAAGTCTTGGGTTTATTGAAGCTGAAGTAGTAAAATCTATTGAGTATGAAGGTGTTAGCAGATTATCACAACAAAGTTTAAATGAAACAGTTGATATTAAAGCTGGTGATAAGCTTGACGAAAAAAAGTTAAATATTGCTTTAAAAAAACTTTTTAGTTTTGACTATTTTGATGATATTTATATAGAGGATAAAAATGGTGATATTAAATTTGTTTTCAAAGAGAAACCATCTATTGCTAAAGTTGATATAAAAGGTTATAAAACAAGAAGTGAAGAGAAAGATGCAATAATTAAATTAATTAAACTAAACAAAGGTTCTATGTATAGCGAAAAAAAGATAGACGAGGCAAAAAAAACACTTTTATCTATTCTTGAATCTGAAGGTTTTATAAACTCTGTTGTTGAAGTTGATATAGAGAAATTAAATGAAGAGTCACTAAGCATTATAATCAATGTAAATAAAGGTGATGAGATTATAATTAAAGATGCAAACTACTATGGTGCAAAACAACTAACTCAAGAGGAGTTTAACACTGTAACTGCAAATAAAGAGAAACAGTGGGCTTCTTGGTGGTTTGGAAGAAGTAGTGGTGAACTTAAAATTGATCAACTAAAGTATGACTCAAGAAGAATGAATGATTTATATTTTGAAAGAGGTTTTTTAGATGCAATAGTTCAAGAGCCATATATGAGTATAGATTTTGCATCAAATCAAGCAAATATGAACTTTTTTATAACTGAAGGTGAACCATACACTACAAGTGATATTAAAATATTTATAGACTCAACTATTGTTGATCCAGAAGATTTATATAAAAATTTAAGATTAAAAAAAGAGAAAATATTTAATATCGCTCAACTAAGAAGAGATCAAGAGTATATTAGAACCAAAGTTGCAGATAAGGGTTATGCTTATGCTGAAGTTTTATTTGATCTAAAAAAAGATGAAATTACTCATAGAGTTGATGTAATTTTTAATGTAATTCCAGGTAAAAAAGTTTATATAAATGATGTTAAAATTTCAGGAAACACAAGAACTCTTGATAGAGTTATTAGAAGAAATGTACTATTAGCACCTACTGAATTATATAGTTTAACAGATATAAATGACTCTAAAAATAGATTAAGAAGAACAGGCTTTTTTGAAGATGTAATTTTAGAAGAGAAAAGAGTTAGTGAAGATAAAATGGACTTAATTGTAAAAGTTGTAGAAGCACCAACTGGAAGCTTAATGCTTGGTGGTGGATATGGCTCTTATGATAAATTTATGATAAATGGTTCAATTAGTGATTCAAATATATTTGGAAGTGGATTAAGACTTGCTTTAAGTGCTGATTTATCAAGTAGATCTAGCGTTTATGATTTAAGTTTAAGTAATCCATCTATTAATGATAGTGACTACAATGGACAAATCTCTATCTATAGAAAAGATTATGAGATTAGAAAATCAAGATATGATGAAGATTTAAAATCAACTGGTTTATCTTTGGGTCTTGGTAAAGAGGTTGTTAGAAATACTTATGTTGGAGCTACTTATAGTTTAGATTTTATAAAAGAGAGCTATACAAATTATGATAGTAGCGTTCCAGAAGATAAAAGATTTCAAGATGCTGATTATATAAATAGTTCAATTACTCCTTATATAAACTTTGATAATACAAACGACTACTACTTTCCAACACAAGGATTTAGAGCCAATGCTTCTGTTGAGTATGCTGGAGTTGGTGGAGATTCAAAATATGTAAAACCAAGTACAATTATAAGATACTACTACTCTTTGGAAGATTTAACTGAACTTGATTGGGTAATAAGATTAAAAACTCAAGCTAGAGTTTTAATAGATAACGGTCAAATAAATCAAGGAGACTCTTTATATCTTGGAGGTCCTAGAACTTTAAGAGGATATAAATCTTATGCATTTCCTAAAAATGATGATGGATATAGACAAGATCCATATACAAAAATGTGGGCAAATAGTGCTGAAATTAGTTTTCCTTTAATAAAGAGTGCAAAGATGAGATGGGGAGCATTTTATGATTATGGAATGATTGGGAAAGATAGTTTTAGTGAAATAAAAAGAGCTGGAACTGGAATTTTACTTGAGTGGATCTCTCCTATGGGACCATTACAGTTAATATTCTCTAAACCACTTATGAAAGAAGAAGGTGATGATACATCATCTTTTGAATTCTCTTTTGGAGCGACTTTTTAA
- a CDS encoding M16 family metallopeptidase, whose product MAVIKKDINVNGVIIPVIFEEQKSLPILNLQLIFKNSGFSKDNSNIGVASLSSRVLNEGSMDLKSTKFAEILDENAITLHSSIGFETLVLELSSLKEKNDLAINLLSKLLKAPNLTAEALEKVKTLAIGSLKRKENDFDDMASKGLNALLYKGTALANPASGTPESISKIDLKDVEIFLENSLTLNNLTIVAGGDISFEELEKKLTPILKDLKVGKKEPSLKIDFVSKNQKEEIIKETEQAYIYFGSNFNASSKDEDNYKAKVASFILGGSGFGSRLMEEIRVKRGLAYSAYSSISINRAYSSFNGYLQTKNESSNEAVEIVKSLVKDFVKNGVTQEELQAAKNFLSGSEPLRSETLAQRLNRAFMLDFRGLSLDYPKIELEKIQNLKLEDLNNYIKSHSELNNLTFFIVRK is encoded by the coding sequence ATGGCAGTGATAAAAAAAGATATAAATGTAAATGGAGTAATTATCCCTGTAATTTTTGAAGAGCAGAAATCTCTTCCTATTTTAAATCTACAACTAATTTTTAAAAATAGTGGTTTTTCAAAAGATAATTCAAATATTGGAGTTGCATCTTTATCTTCAAGAGTTTTAAACGAAGGAAGTATGGATTTAAAATCAACAAAATTTGCAGAAATATTAGATGAAAATGCAATTACTCTTCACAGCTCAATTGGATTTGAAACTTTAGTTTTAGAACTATCTAGTTTAAAAGAGAAAAACGATTTAGCAATAAACTTATTAAGTAAACTTTTAAAAGCTCCAAATTTAACAGCTGAAGCTTTAGAAAAAGTTAAAACTTTAGCTATTGGAAGTTTAAAAAGAAAAGAGAATGATTTTGATGATATGGCAAGTAAAGGCTTAAATGCCCTACTTTACAAAGGAACAGCACTTGCAAATCCAGCTAGTGGAACGCCTGAGTCAATCTCAAAAATAGATTTAAAAGATGTAGAGATTTTTTTAGAAAATAGCTTAACTTTAAATAACTTAACTATAGTTGCAGGTGGAGATATTAGCTTTGAAGAGTTAGAAAAAAAATTAACTCCTATATTAAAAGATTTAAAAGTTGGAAAAAAAGAGCCTAGCTTAAAAATTGATTTTGTTTCAAAAAATCAAAAAGAAGAGATTATAAAAGAGACAGAACAAGCTTATATCTACTTTGGTTCAAACTTTAATGCATCTTCTAAAGATGAAGATAACTATAAAGCAAAAGTAGCTTCATTTATATTGGGTGGAAGTGGTTTTGGAAGCAGACTCATGGAAGAGATAAGAGTAAAAAGAGGTTTAGCATATAGTGCTTACTCATCAATTTCAATAAATAGAGCGTATTCAAGCTTTAATGGTTATTTACAAACAAAAAACGAAAGCTCAAACGAAGCAGTTGAGATAGTTAAATCTTTGGTAAAAGATTTTGTAAAAAATGGTGTTACACAAGAGGAGTTGCAAGCTGCTAAAAACTTTTTAAGTGGAAGTGAACCTCTTAGAAGTGAAACTTTAGCTCAAAGATTAAATAGAGCATTTATGCTTGATTTTAGAGGTTTAAGTCTTGATTATCCAAAAATAGAGCTAGAGAAGATACAAAATCTAAAACTAGAGGATTTAAATAATTATATAAAATCTCATAGTGAATTAAATAATTTAACATTTTTTATTGTAAGGAAATAA
- a CDS encoding YggT family protein produces MIDALIGSFLTIFFTIIFLYKWIVIISALLTWVRPDPYNPIVQMLYRLTEPVYAKIRQYIPTTFGGLDLAPLILIFALIFLETFLQKLLLG; encoded by the coding sequence ATGATAGATGCACTTATTGGCTCATTTTTAACTATATTTTTTACAATTATATTTTTATATAAGTGGATTGTAATTATTTCAGCACTTTTAACATGGGTTAGACCAGACCCTTATAATCCAATAGTTCAAATGCTTTATAGATTAACAGAACCTGTTTATGCAAAAATTAGACAATATATTCCAACAACTTTTGGGGGACTAGACTTAGCACCTTTAATTTTAATTTTTGCATTAATCTTTTTAGAGACTTTTTTACAAAAATTACTACTAGGTTGA
- a CDS encoding lytic transglycosylase domain-containing protein: MSIVFKIFLVFALFSSLFSADFMEKDFKVTLEWLENKPKSNERDFFIVQFLNYDTTTKEEAQKAYDLRRGYNASLEKLYNQKFAQELNEEEKFCKNADFKTLIKQDSSCIQTALDSVNKLFKLSKKELHYLIPKVKDENLKENLQILASKNIFKELSVNKHNKFIEFFFATNGQDRLKYFNRKLTKELLENIVLDRDFDKFLRVVIFNNEYKNIQKSLYILNQNQNLTAYNSFLLGINEVNHNNSKLANNFFKISYKKSFLRSQKDNALFWLYLTSDDKNYLEELANSYDTNLYSLYAKEILNKYPTNIIYSLDTNKNSSSFNIYDSFAWFDINNDVRSELNEEKLAKYYDILDTKETKTHLAYILERYDNFKTQYFLTPYRDIIKEQGIFKELLIYAIARQESRFIPSAISVAGAQGIMQIMPFLSEDIARRLKEPYNIYEQFIPEKNLKYASFHLDNLIKQFDSNPLFVAYAYNGGAGYTKNQLKKGLFTKTNKYEPFLSMEMISYQETKEYGKRVLANFYIYNNYLNSENKISLSTIFQNLKQPQ, from the coding sequence ATGTCTATAGTATTTAAAATATTTTTAGTTTTTGCTCTATTCTCATCTTTGTTTTCAGCCGATTTTATGGAAAAAGATTTCAAGGTAACACTTGAGTGGCTTGAAAATAAACCAAAATCAAATGAGAGAGATTTTTTTATAGTTCAATTTTTAAACTATGATACAACTACAAAAGAGGAAGCACAAAAAGCCTATGATTTAAGAAGAGGTTATAATGCCTCTTTAGAAAAATTATATAATCAAAAATTTGCACAAGAGCTAAATGAAGAGGAAAAATTTTGTAAAAATGCAGATTTTAAAACTTTAATAAAACAAGATAGCTCTTGCATACAGACAGCTTTAGATTCAGTAAACAAACTATTTAAATTATCAAAAAAAGAGTTACACTATTTAATTCCAAAAGTTAAAGATGAGAATTTAAAAGAAAATCTTCAAATATTGGCTTCAAAAAATATTTTTAAAGAGCTTTCGGTTAATAAACATAATAAATTTATAGAGTTTTTCTTTGCAACAAATGGTCAAGATAGACTTAAATATTTTAATAGAAAATTAACCAAAGAACTTTTAGAAAATATTGTTTTAGATAGAGATTTTGATAAATTTTTAAGAGTTGTAATTTTCAATAACGAATATAAAAATATCCAAAAATCACTTTATATTTTAAATCAAAACCAAAATCTTACAGCATATAACTCATTTTTACTTGGAATTAATGAGGTAAATCATAATAATAGTAAACTTGCAAACAATTTTTTTAAAATATCATATAAAAAATCATTTTTAAGAAGTCAAAAAGATAATGCCCTATTTTGGCTCTATTTAACAAGTGATGATAAAAATTATTTAGAAGAGTTGGCAAATAGTTATGATACAAATCTATACTCTTTGTATGCAAAAGAGATTTTAAATAAATATCCAACAAATATTATATATTCATTAGATACAAATAAAAATAGTTCTAGTTTTAATATTTATGATAGTTTTGCTTGGTTTGATATTAATAATGATGTAAGATCTGAGTTAAATGAAGAGAAACTTGCAAAATATTATGATATTTTAGATACAAAAGAGACAAAAACTCACCTTGCATATATTTTAGAAAGATATGATAACTTTAAAACTCAATATTTTTTAACTCCATATAGAGATATTATAAAAGAGCAAGGAATTTTTAAAGAGCTTTTAATTTATGCAATAGCAAGACAAGAGAGTCGTTTTATTCCATCTGCTATTTCAGTTGCTGGAGCTCAAGGAATTATGCAAATAATGCCATTTTTATCTGAAGATATTGCAAGAAGATTAAAAGAACCATACAATATTTACGAACAATTTATTCCAGAAAAAAATTTAAAATATGCTAGTTTTCATCTAGATAATTTAATAAAACAGTTTGACAGCAACCCTTTATTTGTGGCATATGCATATAATGGAGGAGCTGGATATACAAAAAATCAACTAAAAAAAGGTCTTTTTACAAAAACAAATAAGTATGAGCCATTTTTAAGTATGGAGATGATTTCATATCAAGAGACAAAAGAGTATGGAAAAAGAGTTTTAGCAAACTTTTATATATACAATAACTACTTAAATAGTGAAAATAAAATTTCACTATCAACTATTTTTCAAAATTTAAAACAGCCTCAGTAG
- a CDS encoding dehypoxanthine futalosine cyclase codes for MKIDFSKRLTNQEALYLIKNAPLLELAKLASAKKLELHPEKLTTFIVDRNINYTNVCWVDCKFCAFYRHKKDDDSYVLKFDEIDKKIDELLEIGGTQILFQGGVHPNLKIDYYEDLVEHISKKYPQITIHGFSSIEIDFIARVSKISKLEVLKRLQAKGLSSVPGAGAEILSDRVRDIIAPKKLDTAEWLKVHEDAHSIGMKTTATMMFGTVETDEEIVEHFEHIRKLQDKTGGFRAFIMWSFQGENTKLLEEYPDIKPQSPNRYLRLLAVARLYLDNFKNLQSSWVTQGSYIGQMALKFGANDLGSTMMEENVVKAAGAVNRMNQDEMIRLIKDIKEIPAKRDTAYNILERF; via the coding sequence ATGAAAATAGATTTTAGTAAAAGATTAACAAACCAAGAGGCACTTTATTTAATTAAAAATGCTCCTCTTTTAGAATTAGCAAAGCTAGCAAGTGCAAAAAAACTTGAACTTCATCCTGAAAAATTAACTACTTTTATAGTTGATAGAAATATAAATTATACAAATGTTTGCTGGGTTGATTGCAAATTTTGTGCATTTTATAGACACAAAAAAGATGATGATAGCTATGTTTTAAAATTTGATGAGATTGATAAAAAAATTGATGAACTATTAGAGATTGGTGGAACTCAAATACTATTTCAAGGTGGAGTTCATCCAAATTTAAAAATTGATTATTATGAAGATTTAGTTGAACATATTAGTAAAAAATATCCTCAAATTACAATTCATGGCTTTTCATCTATTGAGATTGATTTTATAGCAAGAGTTTCAAAAATATCAAAACTTGAGGTCTTAAAAAGACTTCAAGCAAAAGGCTTAAGCTCTGTTCCAGGAGCTGGAGCTGAGATTTTAAGCGATAGAGTAAGAGATATTATTGCACCTAAGAAACTTGATACTGCTGAATGGCTAAAAGTTCATGAAGATGCGCACTCTATTGGAATGAAAACAACTGCAACTATGATGTTTGGAACAGTTGAAACAGATGAAGAGATAGTTGAACATTTTGAACATATTAGAAAACTTCAAGATAAAACAGGTGGATTTAGAGCATTTATTATGTGGAGTTTTCAAGGAGAGAATACAAAACTACTAGAAGAGTATCCAGATATAAAACCTCAATCTCCAAATAGATACTTAAGACTTCTAGCAGTTGCTAGATTATATTTAGATAACTTTAAAAATCTTCAAAGCTCTTGGGTTACACAAGGCTCATATATTGGTCAAATGGCACTAAAGTTTGGTGCAAATGATTTAGGAAGCACTATGATGGAAGAGAATGTTGTAAAAGCAGCAGGTGCAGTTAATAGAATGAATCAAGATGAGATGATTAGACTAATCAAAGATATTAAAGAAATACCAGCAAAAAGAGACACGGCATACAATATTTTAGAGAGATTTTAG
- a CDS encoding SDR family NAD(P)-dependent oxidoreductase, which yields MKQKVWIVGANGAIGFELVKIYLKNGFKVVASSRDIENSKDFLNLKSEYKTDLKLLNIDVLDEQTSKVVAHEAFNNFNGLDICFYNAAVYESMSYEEWDITNFESMINTNYLGAIRVLKPIISHLENQSNPSKIVLNCSLASYFGLPYGGAYSASKAALLNLAQSIQPELKRKNIHLQVINHGFVKSRLTSKNDFKMPQLMQPDFAAKKIFEELNKSYRFDITFPLFLSSFLKFLSILPYKISLKITSKFLK from the coding sequence ATGAAACAAAAAGTTTGGATTGTTGGTGCTAATGGTGCAATTGGTTTTGAGCTTGTTAAAATATATTTAAAAAATGGTTTTAAAGTAGTTGCAAGCTCAAGAGATATTGAAAATTCAAAAGATTTTTTGAACTTAAAAAGTGAATACAAAACAGATTTGAAGCTTTTAAATATAGATGTTTTAGATGAACAAACTTCTAAAGTGGTTGCTCATGAAGCTTTTAATAATTTCAATGGGCTTGATATCTGTTTTTATAATGCTGCTGTTTATGAATCTATGAGTTATGAAGAGTGGGATATAACAAATTTTGAATCTATGATAAATACAAATTATCTTGGAGCAATTAGAGTTTTAAAACCAATAATTAGCCATCTTGAGAATCAATCAAATCCTTCAAAAATAGTTTTAAATTGTAGTTTGGCTAGTTATTTTGGATTGCCTTATGGTGGAGCTTATAGTGCTTCAAAAGCAGCTTTATTAAATCTTGCACAATCAATTCAACCTGAATTAAAAAGAAAAAATATCCATCTTCAAGTTATAAATCATGGATTTGTAAAAAGCAGACTCACTTCTAAAAATGATTTTAAAATGCCTCAACTTATGCAGCCAGATTTTGCTGCTAAAAAGATATTTGAAGAGCTTAATAAATCTTATAGATTTGATATAACATTTCCACTATTTTTATCAAGCTTTTTAAAGTTTTTATCAATTTTACCATATAAAATCAGTCTAAAAATCACAAGTAAATTTCTAAAATGA
- a CDS encoding prephenate dehydrogenase: protein MKIGIIGLGLMGGSFAKAVKRYGIASKVYGFTNSQKNRKEIEELGLVDELVDLNTLKDICDVIILSIPVDAIISMFPSFIDIKKDTTIIDMGSTKEYIIKNIPPQIRENFIAAHPMTGTEKSGPKAAIDNLYEGKTVVFCDLEANANKHVNRAFKIFQEIGMRIVVMDSHEHDINACYISHLPHIISFSLANTVMSHQNPKEIIALAAGGFKDMSRIAKSSPIMWKDIFKQNRQNLLESIKSFENQLSCAKKMIENEDYEELEEWMKKANTLHEIL from the coding sequence TTGAAGATTGGAATTATTGGATTAGGACTTATGGGTGGATCTTTTGCAAAAGCTGTAAAAAGATATGGTATTGCATCAAAAGTATATGGTTTTACAAATAGCCAAAAAAACAGAAAAGAGATAGAAGAGCTAGGGCTTGTTGATGAATTGGTTGATTTAAATACTTTAAAAGATATTTGTGATGTAATAATTTTATCAATTCCAGTAGATGCAATTATATCTATGTTTCCAAGCTTTATTGATATAAAAAAAGATACAACAATTATTGATATGGGTTCAACAAAAGAGTATATTATAAAAAATATACCACCACAAATAAGAGAGAATTTTATAGCAGCACATCCAATGACTGGAACTGAAAAATCTGGACCAAAAGCTGCAATTGATAACCTATATGAAGGAAAAACTGTAGTTTTTTGTGATTTAGAGGCAAATGCAAATAAACATGTAAATAGAGCATTTAAGATTTTTCAAGAAATTGGTATGAGAATTGTGGTTATGGATAGCCATGAACACGATATAAATGCTTGTTACATATCACATCTACCTCATATTATCTCTTTTTCTCTTGCAAATACAGTAATGAGTCATCAAAATCCAAAAGAGATAATTGCTCTTGCAGCTGGTGGATTTAAAGATATGAGTAGAATTGCAAAATCAAGTCCAATAATGTGGAAGGATATATTTAAACAAAATAGACAAAACCTTCTTGAATCTATAAAATCTTTTGAAAATCAACTATCTTGTGCTAAAAAAATGATTGAAAATGAAGATTATGAAGAGCTTGAAGAGTGGATGAAAAAAGCAAACACTTTACATGAGATACTATAA